The sequence GAACCTTCTTCCACCGTCACGTGTACCCGCCCGACGGGCATTTCCCATTTTTCCGCCACAAATGAGGCGATCTCGGCACTTCGCCCATCTTGCTTCCGGTCCAGCGGCGGGGATTCCCCCCTTTTATCCAGATCCACAATCACGGGACTCACCTCATCCACCGGTCTGGTTTGTCGGCTCCCTTCTTTTTTTTCGGTCGCCGGTTGGAGTGTGATCCGAACCTGTTTAATTCCATCAACTGATCCGTCATCTCCAGTCTCTAGTTGGACAGTGATGCTTGTCACTTCCATCTTGAACCGCTGGGAAACCTCCGAACCGATGCTCTCTCCCAGTTGTTGCTCCACCTCTTCCCGCACCAATCCTTCCCGATTTCCCGCCAATGTTTTCGCATCCTGTTTGATCTTGTGAATGGGATCCAACGATTCTTGTTGAACCGCTCGATCCAAGATAAAATCCGTAAAATCCCAGTCTGCATGGAAAAGGTCAAAGATCGGTACCAGCATCGCTAAAATGATCAACAGTCCCATCACCAGCTTGACATACCGCTCCAGGGCATTGTTGGGCAACAGGAGATCCAGGAAAGTGGCAATTAGCACCAGAATGACGATCTGTTTCAACCAGTCACTCAACCACTCAATCATGGCGATCTCCTTCCCCTCTTACCCAACAGATGGGATCAGTCTCTCCACCCTCAGTGGAAATCCACCTGAACCAAGTTTGACTTTATCGGATCATCACTGACAGGTTGCCCGCCGCCACGATGATGGTGATCGCCAGAAAGAACATTAATCCCACGGTGGCCAACGCGGCAAACACATACATCAATGTGCGGGAAATGATATTCAGGCATTCGATGATCGGGTTGTTTCCCAGCGGTTGCATCACGGCAGCCGAAAAGCTGTAGACCAGGGACAAGGAGAGTATCTTTAAAGCCGGGAAGGCGATTGTGATCAGCAGGATGACCACCCCTGCCATCCCGACCGCGTTTTTCACCAGCAACGACGCTCCCACCACCGTGTCTGCCGCATCGGAGAACATCCTTCCCACTACCGGGACGAAGTTGCCGGTCAGGTATTTGGCAGTCCGGATGGTCACGCCGTCGGTGACCGCCGCCGTCGCTCCCTGAACCGAGATCACTCCCAGAAAAACAGTCAGAAGCGTTCCCAAAAGGCCCACACTCACTTTGCGCAACAGATTGGCCAATTGGTTCACTTTGTATTTCTCCGACAGGGCACTGATAATACCCAGGATCGCGGAGCAAAACAAAAGCGGAAACACCACGGTGTGAATCAGGGTCCCGATCACATGGATCATGAGCACGATCATCGGGTGAAACATCCCCACCGAACCGAAGTTTCCCATGGAGGCCAGCAGGGTCAATACCAGCGGGACCAGTGCCAGCATGAAACCAATCATCCGGCTGATCGCCGCTTTCGCCGATTCCACTGCAATGGAAAAGCTGTCCATCGCTAAGATGATAATCACTATAAACGCAATGGCATAGGCGATCTTACTTACCTGGTTCCGCTCGAAGGCCGTCTGCAATGTACGCAGGATCATACTAAAGACGGTGAGAACGATAATGGTGCCCAGCAACCTGCCGTTATACAACACCTCATGGAACAGATAAGCGGCAAGCGCTTTGCCCCAATCGGTTAACCCCCACCCCCTTTCTTGGGACAACACCCATTGGAATACGTCGTCTGCCTGTTCCCCTGGAAGAAAGCGGCCGTATTCCTCCCGCAATTCCCGCCAAAAGGACTCCACTTCTTCCGTCTGCAATTGATCCAACTGCGTTTGAATCACTTTTTCCTCCAGCGTCTCCGCCTCATTCCCGGCTACAACAGGAACAGGAAGAAGAAGCAGCAGACAGAAAAAAGTGACGATCGGGCGGATGTGGTTACACATGGAAACCATCCTTATGAAGGGAGAATTTGAACCACGGTCTCTATCATCATCGTAATGATGGGAATCGCCATCACCATAATCAGGATCTTCCCCGCTAATTCAATCTTGGAAGCGATGGAACCCTGTCCTGCGTCTCGTGTCACCTGAGCACCAAACTCGGCGATATAGGCGATACCGATAATTTTCAGGATGGTCTCCAGGAACAAGGTGTTCACCCGCGCCTGTTCAGCCAATCGGGTCAGAACATGGAGAACGTCGGCGATTTTTCCGATCAAGGCGAGAAAGATAACGACTCCGGTAAAAGTGGCCAACAAAAAAGCAAAAACCGGCTTCTGCTCTTTAATGACCAGGATCAAAAAGGTAGCGATCAGGCCCAAACCCACCACCTGGATGATTTCCAAGTGGACCGCCCCCTTACTTCACTGAAATAAAAACACCCGTTTGATCGTTTGGAATAAATCCTGGACCAGCATCACCACCATGAACAACACCACAATGAATCCGATCAATGTGACCCAATGGGCGTAGTCTTCTTTTCCCATCTGTTTGAGCACGGTATGCATCATGGCGACAATAATCCCGATCCCCGCTATCTGAAAAATGGCGTCCACGTTGTATGGCATCGGTGTCTCCCCCCACCTAATAGATCAAGATCACGATCAAAGCCCCGCCCAGCACCCCCAAGCTGCGGCACATATGTTCATAGCGACTCTGCTCATCCCTTGCATCTGTCTCTTCTTTTTCCAACGCCTTTTGCACCCGGCGCAGGTTTTGCAACTGATCATCCCGGTCGGAGATGCCGAGGGTTTTGCCAAAATCGATCAGCACCTGCTTTTCCGGATCCTTCAGGACGGTATGCGGCCACACCTCCAACACGGCCTGTTGCCAACATTCAAAGGTGGAGGCTCCATCCAGCCGTTCCATATACGTTCCCGCCCGACCGAACAGGCTTCCGATCGGCCCCGGTTCCCGATGAGCAATGTCCGAACACACCCGATCCAGTCGCCGTGAACCGAAGGTAATCTCCGTCTGCAACAGGGACAGCGCGGAGCGAAGTTGACGAATTTGACGGGGACGATCCGCATAGCGTTTGGCCGTCAAAAAACCCGCCGCCGTGGAGGCAAACAAGATAAAAGCGGCTCCCACCAGCTTGATCACCGGACTTTCACCCTTTGTTCCTTCCCAGGCAACGGTTGCAAGGATTCGTCGTAGATCCCTTCCAATGTGCCCGGACCCTTTTTTCGGCTGAGCAGTACCAACCGGTCAAAAGCGGATTCCCGGATCAGCCGGGAAAGAGTGGGCCTGCGGCACACCTCCTCCAGGGAGCGGCCGTGAGCGGTGGTGAAGAGACGAACTCCGGCGTGCATCGCTTCAAACACGGCTTCACCGTCTTCATGTCGCCCGATTTCGTCCACTACCAACAAGTCCGGAGACATGGATCGGATCATCATCATCATCCCCTCCGCTTTGGGACAGGCATCCAGTACATCGGTACGGGGACCGATATCATGTTGGGGAACTCCTTCGACACAACCGGCAATTTCGGACCGCTCGTCCACTACCCCCACCTTGTGGGAAGGAAGATCTCTTTCCCCCTCACTCACCACTCGAACCAGGTCGCGAAGCAGGGTGGTTTTTCCACATTGGGGAGGCGAGACAATCAAAGTATTGAAGAGACGACCTCTATGATGAAGATAAGGAATCACTCCCCCGGCGACCCCCCGCACCTCCCTGGCAATTCTCAGATTAAATCCGGAAACCGAGCGCAAACGTCGAACTTGCCCTCCTTCCACCACAGCCCTTCCAACCAAACCAATCCGGTGCCCTCCCTCAATCGTGACATATCCTCTCCGCAGTTCCTCTTCCAAGGCATATAAGGAGTGATGGCTGATTAGATTGAGCATCTTGGCACAGTCTTCTCTGTCGGGGAAATAGGCCCGTTCCGATCCTTGGACCAAACCGGATGGACCCAAAAACCAGCTGCGATCCGGTGTAATCACTTCCAGCGGCCGTCCCTCTCGGATCCGCACTTCTTCTAATCGTCCGCGAACGGAGTGAGGCAGGGATTCTAGCATTTCGCGAATGGAGAGAGGCAGGACTTCCAAAACCGGAGACGACATGACACACACCTCCTGTCCATGCCGGATTTACCTAATGGTTATGGCACAGGGACAATCTTTATGACCCTTGGCCTAAAAAAGCAGGCCCCTCTTAAGGGACCTGCTTTTTTTGGTAGTTTCTCCAATCTTCTATCTGTCGCGGTTAATGGGTGGGATGCGCTTTCGCCTTGTCGTTTTCCTCGTCCGCCAGCAGGACACGGTCACACTGCGGACACATAATATCGACCACTTCTTCATCATCCAACAACTCATCGTCCACCAGAACCTGCTGTTGGCATTCCGGGCATTCAACCTCCCAGTATCCGATGTCCTCTTCTTCTTCGTCTCCCTCTTCATCCTCATCATACAAAATTAATTCCAGCTCATTTAGATCTTCGTCCACGGCCTCCACGTACTCCTCCAGTTCAGTCAGACGCAGGCGGAGTTGCTCGTTCTCCTCTGCCATCTCATCCAGAACAGAAACCAGACGCTTTAAAACCGTTCCTTCCGGGCGGTTTCCCAAGTCGCCGTTCCCTTCCATCAGACCTTGGATAAACGCCAAATCCCGACGCAATTGATTGGATTGATGTTCCAAGGATTCTCGCCCCTTCCCATAAAGTTACCCGTAGTTTCACCGCAACCGGACTCGTCCATACCCGAGTGATAGTTTGAAAGCAGTTGGGGAACCTAACGAAGGAATTCGCTGATAATGAGGTGAAACAAAAATGGCTGCGGAACAAGCCGGTTCGAACGATACGAAACCCAAAACCGGAATTTGGGTATTAAGTATTCTCAGCTCAGTTCCCATTATTATGGTCTTGGGCAACTCCATGTTGATCCCGGTCCTGCCGACCATCCAGTCTGAAATGGAGATTTCCAAATTTCAGGTAAGCCTTTTGATCACCTTATTTTCCGCAGGAGCGGGGATCACCATCCCTTTTGCCGGAATTCTGTCTGATCGGTTGGGTAGACGAGCCATTATTGCTCCCTCTCTTCTCATTTACGGAGCAGGAGGGTTGGTGACCGGCATCGCCGCCTTGATGGGCGGAGGTTTTTTTTGGTTAATGCTGACGGGAAGGATCTTACAAGGCATAGGTGCGGCTGGAACGGCTCCCATTGCAATGGCCTTGGTCAGCGATCTCTATCAGAAAGCCGAACGAAGCCAAGCCCTGGGAATCATCGAAGCGGCCAATGGCATGGGCAAAGTGGTCAGTCCCATTCTCGGCTCTCTTCTGGCACTGATCACTTGGTGGTCCCTCTTCTTTTTCTTTCCAATCCTCTGCATTCCCATCGCGCTGGGTATTTGGTATATCGTAAAAGAATCCGAAAAGCAAAAGGAGGCCCAACCCCTATCTCAGTATAAAGATCATTTGCTGAAAACATGGGAACGGCAAGGAAGATGGCTTTTGGTCGCTTTTTTAGCCGGGGCTGTCAGCTTATTCATCCTGTTTGGCGTCTTGTTTTTCTTGTCCGACTTTCTGGAAAAACGATATGGAATCGAAGGCGTGCTCAAAGGTGCCATCCTGGCGATTCCCCTTTTGGCCTTGTGCACCACATCGTATCTTACCGGCCGGTACGTCAAACAAAAAACCCGATTGATGAGAAGGCTGATCGTACTGGGATTGTTTATGGTTGCCGGCGGAATGACACTGGTTCCTTTCATCACCAATACTTACCTGTTGATCGCCATCCTCATCGGAATCGGAACCGGATCTGGTCTGATTCTTCCTTGTCTCAACACCTTAATCACCTCCGCCGTGGGTTCCAAAGAGCGGGGGATCGTCACCTCCCTGTATGGAAGTGTCCGTTTTTTAGGTGTCGCATTAGGGCCTCCGATTTTCGGTGCTCTGGCCAATCAAAAATGGTGGCTGTTCCTGGGAAGTGCGGCTCTTGCTCTCGTGGTGGGATTATTGTCCTTATGGGCCATCCGCCAACCCCAGCGGCTGCGGGGAAAAGACGGTCAAAGCCGCCTCTACCTGCATAAGGGTAACCTGAAACCCACTTGACAAGAATCATCGGTTCGGGCGAGTCCTGGGCTGGGCAGTTGCACCCGTCCCGATTGCCTCGCATACCATAGAGGTGGAATTGACCACCCGAAAGCGAGGGAATCAAACATGGATCCCTGTTCCCTTATCTGGGGGGAGGAATTGAAAGATCCTACCCGTCAGCGCAAGGAAAAGCCGCGAGACCGCGGCTTAACCATGGTGATCGACAAAGGCCTGGGACTGGGGGCGTACCGCGATGTGATTCAATTGGCTGGGTCCTATATCGACTTTATGAAGCTGGGATTCGGTACCGCTGTCCTGACGCCCGTTTCTCTGTTGGCCGAAAAGCTGCGACTGTCCAGGGAAGCGGACATCCACCTGTATCCCGGGGGAACCTTTTTCGAAGTGGCTTACCAGCAACAAGGCGTTCAACCCTATCTGGATACTCTTCAGGCCATCGGCTTCGAATGGGTGGAAATTTCCGACGGCACCATTTCGCTGTCGGAACAGGAACGGATCGACACCATTCAAACGGCCCGGAACCGTGGATTCCGCGTCATAACAGAAATCGGGAAAAAGGAAAGCGGGTCCACCACTCCCATCCGCCAACTGATTGCAGGGTTTTACCGGGACATGGAAGCGGGAGCCGATTACGTGATTGTGGAAGGGCGTGAATCGGGAAAAAACGTGGGGATATTTGATGCCAACGGACAATTGGATTCCGACTACCTGCTGCAGGTGGGAGAGGAAATCGATCACCGGTTCCTCATCTGGGAATGTCCCCAGCATTCCCAACAAGTTCATTTATTTCGCCTGCTGGGTCCGGAAGCCAATGTGGGAAATATCGCGGTAGGGGATATTCTCTCGGTGGAATCCCTTCGACGGGGCCTCCGTTCCGACACATTTTATGCCTTTCTTCCTTCCCCGCTCAGGGGAGGGAGCCGTACGTGAACGTACAAACGGTATTTTGTATTGACGCTCTCAAAAGCGAGATGCTGGTTCATAAGACCGTGATCGTGATCGACGTGTTCCGTGCTTCCAGCAGCATCGTGACTGCTTTTTCCCGCGGAGCCGCTTCCATCATACCGGCAGAAACCGTGGCGGAAGCGCGTCAATTCGGCAAAGCGGGCTACCTCATCGGCGGGGAGCGTTACGGCAAACATCTGGAAGGATTTCATTTCGGCAACGCCCCATCGGATTTTTCATCCTCCAGGATCAAGGGGCGTGACATTGTATTGACCACTACCAACGGCACCCGGGCCTTGGTCAAAGCCAGCCGGGCCTCCGATGTGTTAATCGGCTGTTTTCTCAATGCAAAAGCTTGTGCCGACAAGGCGAAAGCACTCCATCACGATATCCTCCTGCTCTGTGCCGGAACCCGGGGAGAGTTTGCTCTGGAAGATGGCATCGCCGCCGGATGCATTCTGCATCATTTAAAAGAGGAAGACCCCACCCTCCCCTGCGATGACGAAGGACTCGCTCTTCTTCATGCGTACCGCAGCATAAACGGTCAGTTGTCAGATCTCTTGTCTTTGGGCCGGAGCGGACAGCGTCTAAAAGCGCGAGGACGGCAGGGGGATATCTACGATTGTATTCAGATCAACCGATATTCCATCGTTCCAACGTGGCACCAAGACCGATTCGTCCCTTGAAAGACCTAATAAATGCCCTTGTCCTGACATAGAGATGTACAAAGTCGGTTGGACAGGGGATGACCATGAAACCGGAATTACTCTTGGTGGTCTTGATCGTAATCGGGTTGCTGGGACGCTCCCCCATAATCGCCACGGCGGCCAGTCTGCTTCTTATCTTGAAGCTGACCCATTTGGAGCGTTTTTTCCCTGCAGTGGAACGACGGGGCCTGGAAATCGGGCTTCTCTTTTTAACCATTGCCGTTTTGGTTCCTTTTGCCACTGGACGTATCTCTTTGAAAGAAGTGTGGGCTGTATTCACTTCCTGGCCAGGGATCCTCGCCCTCGCAGGTGGAGCGATTGCCACCTATATGAACGGCAAAGGGCTGGATTTGTTAAAAGTGGACCCCCAGATGATGATCGGTTTGGTGTTGGGATCGATCTTCGGTATCTTGTTTTTACGGGGAATTCCGGTGGGGCCGTTAATGGCGGCCGGCATTACCGCCTTGTTGATGAAACTATTCAGCTGGTTATGGCCGTAAGTCACTTCATATAGAAAAAAACCGTCGTGAAAATGATGACGACGGTTTTTTGAAGCGTCTTATAAAACGGTATCATCAACAGAATCCAACCAGCGATCGATGTGTTTCACCACTTCTTCCAAACAGCCTTCTTCAAAAGGGGAACGTAAAGAGGCGGCTTCGATCAGTTCCAAGAAGGACTTGGAACCGCCAAGTTTACAGAGGTTGATGTACTTC is a genomic window of Desmospora profundinema containing:
- the spoIIIAF gene encoding stage III sporulation protein AF; this encodes MIEWLSDWLKQIVILVLIATFLDLLLPNNALERYVKLVMGLLIILAMLVPIFDLFHADWDFTDFILDRAVQQESLDPIHKIKQDAKTLAGNREGLVREEVEQQLGESIGSEVSQRFKMEVTSITVQLETGDDGSVDGIKQVRITLQPATEKKEGSRQTRPVDEVSPVIVDLDKRGESPPLDRKQDGRSAEIASFVAEKWEMPVGRVHVTVEEGS
- the spoIIIAE gene encoding stage III sporulation protein AE → MCNHIRPIVTFFCLLLLLPVPVVAGNEAETLEEKVIQTQLDQLQTEEVESFWRELREEYGRFLPGEQADDVFQWVLSQERGWGLTDWGKALAAYLFHEVLYNGRLLGTIIVLTVFSMILRTLQTAFERNQVSKIAYAIAFIVIIILAMDSFSIAVESAKAAISRMIGFMLALVPLVLTLLASMGNFGSVGMFHPMIVLMIHVIGTLIHTVVFPLLFCSAILGIISALSEKYKVNQLANLLRKVSVGLLGTLLTVFLGVISVQGATAAVTDGVTIRTAKYLTGNFVPVVGRMFSDAADTVVGASLLVKNAVGMAGVVILLITIAFPALKILSLSLVYSFSAAVMQPLGNNPIIECLNIISRTLMYVFAALATVGLMFFLAITIIVAAGNLSVMIR
- the spoIIIAD gene encoding stage III sporulation protein AD; translation: MEIIQVVGLGLIATFLILVIKEQKPVFAFLLATFTGVVIFLALIGKIADVLHVLTRLAEQARVNTLFLETILKIIGIAYIAEFGAQVTRDAGQGSIASKIELAGKILIMVMAIPIITMMIETVVQILPS
- the spoIIIAC gene encoding stage III sporulation protein AC, which codes for MPYNVDAIFQIAGIGIIVAMMHTVLKQMGKEDYAHWVTLIGFIVVLFMVVMLVQDLFQTIKRVFLFQ
- the spoIIIAB gene encoding stage III sporulation protein SpoIIIAB, coding for MIKLVGAAFILFASTAAGFLTAKRYADRPRQIRQLRSALSLLQTEITFGSRRLDRVCSDIAHREPGPIGSLFGRAGTYMERLDGASTFECWQQAVLEVWPHTVLKDPEKQVLIDFGKTLGISDRDDQLQNLRRVQKALEKEETDARDEQSRYEHMCRSLGVLGGALIVILIY
- the spoIIIAA gene encoding stage III sporulation protein AA, which produces MSSPVLEVLPLSIREMLESLPHSVRGRLEEVRIREGRPLEVITPDRSWFLGPSGLVQGSERAYFPDREDCAKMLNLISHHSLYALEEELRRGYVTIEGGHRIGLVGRAVVEGGQVRRLRSVSGFNLRIAREVRGVAGGVIPYLHHRGRLFNTLIVSPPQCGKTTLLRDLVRVVSEGERDLPSHKVGVVDERSEIAGCVEGVPQHDIGPRTDVLDACPKAEGMMMMIRSMSPDLLVVDEIGRHEDGEAVFEAMHAGVRLFTTAHGRSLEEVCRRPTLSRLIRESAFDRLVLLSRKKGPGTLEGIYDESLQPLPGKEQRVKVR
- a CDS encoding CD1247 N-terminal domain-containing protein, which codes for MEHQSNQLRRDLAFIQGLMEGNGDLGNRPEGTVLKRLVSVLDEMAEENEQLRLRLTELEEYVEAVDEDLNELELILYDEDEEGDEEEEDIGYWEVECPECQQQVLVDDELLDDEEVVDIMCPQCDRVLLADEENDKAKAHPTH
- a CDS encoding MFS transporter, which encodes MAAEQAGSNDTKPKTGIWVLSILSSVPIIMVLGNSMLIPVLPTIQSEMEISKFQVSLLITLFSAGAGITIPFAGILSDRLGRRAIIAPSLLIYGAGGLVTGIAALMGGGFFWLMLTGRILQGIGAAGTAPIAMALVSDLYQKAERSQALGIIEAANGMGKVVSPILGSLLALITWWSLFFFFPILCIPIALGIWYIVKESEKQKEAQPLSQYKDHLLKTWERQGRWLLVAFLAGAVSLFILFGVLFFLSDFLEKRYGIEGVLKGAILAIPLLALCTTSYLTGRYVKQKTRLMRRLIVLGLFMVAGGMTLVPFITNTYLLIAILIGIGTGSGLILPCLNTLITSAVGSKERGIVTSLYGSVRFLGVALGPPIFGALANQKWWLFLGSAALALVVGLLSLWAIRQPQRLRGKDGQSRLYLHKGNLKPT
- a CDS encoding phosphosulfolactate synthase, which produces MKDPTRQRKEKPRDRGLTMVIDKGLGLGAYRDVIQLAGSYIDFMKLGFGTAVLTPVSLLAEKLRLSREADIHLYPGGTFFEVAYQQQGVQPYLDTLQAIGFEWVEISDGTISLSEQERIDTIQTARNRGFRVITEIGKKESGSTTPIRQLIAGFYRDMEAGADYVIVEGRESGKNVGIFDANGQLDSDYLLQVGEEIDHRFLIWECPQHSQQVHLFRLLGPEANVGNIAVGDILSVESLRRGLRSDTFYAFLPSPLRGGSRT
- a CDS encoding 2-phosphosulfolactate phosphatase, translated to MNVQTVFCIDALKSEMLVHKTVIVIDVFRASSSIVTAFSRGAASIIPAETVAEARQFGKAGYLIGGERYGKHLEGFHFGNAPSDFSSSRIKGRDIVLTTTNGTRALVKASRASDVLIGCFLNAKACADKAKALHHDILLLCAGTRGEFALEDGIAAGCILHHLKEEDPTLPCDDEGLALLHAYRSINGQLSDLLSLGRSGQRLKARGRQGDIYDCIQINRYSIVPTWHQDRFVP
- a CDS encoding DUF441 domain-containing protein: MKPELLLVVLIVIGLLGRSPIIATAASLLLILKLTHLERFFPAVERRGLEIGLLFLTIAVLVPFATGRISLKEVWAVFTSWPGILALAGGAIATYMNGKGLDLLKVDPQMMIGLVLGSIFGILFLRGIPVGPLMAAGITALLMKLFSWLWP